A window of Solanum stenotomum isolate F172 chromosome 9, ASM1918654v1, whole genome shotgun sequence genomic DNA:
TATAGGAGCCAAAgtttctaattaatttttaaatgtattttctttataaaactatcactactaaaaaacacCATTCAACGACGGATATTAGCGACGAACTATATTCCGTCACTATATAACGACGGATTTGCGACGGAATTACCATTTTGTTGCAAAATTAACAATTGATtttttgatttataatataGCGACGGATTTGCAACAGAATATATTCGTCGCTAATTATTAGCACGAAATTTTGGCGCCTAATTTTCCCTATGGATTTAGTAACAAAATAAGGGTgacaaattcaattaatatttggCGACGAAATTAGCGACGGAAAAAAGGTTGctaaacttttatatatatttttataaaatttatattatatagtgaCGAAAATATCcgtcaatataatattttctaaagatatatatttatttgaaagtgACGGATGTTATAATCCGTCACTAATTCtgttgcaatttttttaaagtgatATATTCTTAGGGCACAAAATATTcacactcacactcacactCTCGTAACATTTTAGAGATGAAGCTCTGAAACTCCAAGCCTCCATCTCTGAAACTCCATTTCGATTTCAAACTCCATCTCGAAGCTGGTAACACTCGAAGCTCTGAAGCAAGTCTCCATCTCGAAGCTCTGAAGCAAGTCTCCATCTAGAAAGGTAAGTGCTCAAACTCCATTTCGATTTCAAAGCTTCAGTTTCCCCAAATGGATTTGTTGGTTCAGATATCAAGGGGAATCAATTTCCCAAGATGGGTTTATCAAGAACTAGTTATAAAAtcaaaaccctagctccaatttGCAGTATTTCAACATATAGGCCAGCTTCGATTTTGACGACTTTCAACTTTTTCTCTCTGAAAAATAGGAACCCCCACTAGGAATTTTGGTCAGATTCCTGCATTAGGATATCAGATTAACTCGACATACCATTGTTTTCCAGTTTCAACTCGACATACCATTGTTTTCCAGTTGCAAAATATGAACCCTAACTACGAATCGTTTCACTCGACCACtaaaaatagagattttagTCATTTGGGtgttataaaaatatgatattttaactATTAACTCTTTCCATTTCGTTTAGCTTGAAGTAAAATTTGGTAATTTCTCTAGAAATTTGAATGTTCTGAAAATAGAGGTTTTTTTAGAAGTAAAGTTTTCTGAAAATAGGTGTTAAGGTTCAAGAAAGCATCTAGAGTTAGGTACAAGCATTTTACATTGATTTCACACTGATTTGTTTTAGTTTTCTACTGCAGGTAACTTTTATTGCTGTGACTGCTCACTACCGACTCATtttctctgtaaaaggtgtctCTCTTTTTCTCACCTACataatatctttctttttttcagaaaaatgtGTTGATATAAATTTCCTGTTTATACTTTTGTTTGGGTtcattttttggtgataaataATGTTAGTGTAATATTGAATCTACTGTTAAAAAGTTGCTTCTGGTTGACTTTGGTATTCTGATTTAGGATCTTTTGAACTTGTGTGATATAtaacttctttttgtttttttcgaTTGATATTCTAAAGTGGatctttatgttttttctcaCTTGAAATGTACTATGAGTGCTCTTGCTGGTAGTGGTCTGGAAGTTATGGTTGTTATTCCTAATGATCAACTTTCTGCTATGAATTATTATGATAGAGCTAAAGATTGGGTTAAACGTAATGTCACACGTTACAATTAAACTTGACTTGTTTTATGGTTTACATTGATGATCTGTGCCGCTAAATAAGCATTTGTTTAAAAGAGTGGACTTTCTGGTGCTTTTTCTTGTTGTAAATTGAAAGAATGATACTATGGTTAAAACTCTTTCTTGTCAGTTATGAATATGTATTAAAGGagcttaaaaagaaaaataattgtttcCTCCGAGAGTTTATTAAAATAGCCTCTCTATCTAAACCAAAAATATTAGATTAGACATTTAATaatcatcaaatttttttgttcaatGAGAGAATGATCAGTTTATACACTATAAAGTCTAGGCTAGATGTGGTAAAATGAGTTGTTACTGAAATAAGTGATGTGAAGCTTCAATAACATGtaatataatgaaataaagGATTTCTCAAAGTGCTAAAACAAGCCTCAATATTCTGTTGAAATAAGGAACTTCTTAGAGTGCATTTATAAACGACATTGGATAATCTAATGTTCCATGTTGAAATAAGTCTCAATTAAAGCTGACGCCTCCTAGAAGCCGACATTATCAGTTGTAGAATTGTTTGAAATCAATTCTGGTTACCTGCCAGAAAATCAATACATCATTGCTTTTTCAGTTTAAGTTCATCAGTGTCTTGCTTATCTGCCAAGTGTTTAGAAGTTAGTGCTATTTTGTTTTCTCATGGTGCCACAAGCTTACAAGATTGGGAGCTATTTGATTTACTAAACACGTAGTTAATAATATATTCTAACACGTGCTAGTCCTCATGATGGAAGAGGCTAAATGAAGTAAAACTCTTTGCATTTCATCAATGTGCTGCCTGATTAAGTGAACATGGTGAAGTTTGTAATAGCATCTGGTAGGAGGCCTTTACACGTTCTTAATTCGCCAATTAAActtgagaaataaaattatatattgtttaaatgttgcaggtatttgttgttgtaattACGAAGTCAATTTAATGTTTAAATGTTGCAGGTATTTGCTGCCATAACCTCAACATCAAGATCTGGTTGATATTCGCTCGAAGTAAGTCTTGCTCTTCATTTCTATATCTGCTTTAGCTTAAGAATTAAGTCCCGAGGTATTTACTTTACTGAATCTAATAGTGGGTGCTTAAAATTAGAATGCTTCAATTGTTCTATAAGTTGACTAAAATTAGAATACTTTAGTAACTGTTATGTAAGTTTACTATAATCACTAATTGTTTTAGTAGCTCATAAGCTTTTTTTAAGTCTGCCTAATGAACAACTTTAGAAAATGTTCTTGTTTTGTcaatatgcatattttgtccgaatttgatgaatatgaataagAGTACCTTTTGGTAAATCAGTTTTTGCTTGTTACTTGCTACTTTGTAAATTTAAACATTATTAGGAACATGAATAATCTAGAGCGTGGTTGGATGTATGAGAGGTTCGATGGACGAGGGGCTATTAATTCTAATTTCTTAACTGGAGTATAATTTTATCCAATTTGCATGTTGGCAACAGAATCGTATGAGCGGTAACAAAGTTAGTTGTCCATGTATAAAATGTCATAACTTTAAGTTCATGGATGTTGAAATTATTAAACATCACCTTTATAAGTTTGGATTTGTTGATAACTATTTTGTTTGGAAGCATCAAGGGGAAAAAGATGTAATCGGTGAGATTTCTTCAGATCAGGATTTGTATAGTGTTGCTCAACCGAATCAGGATATGATAATCCGTATCGACAAATGATTTTTGATGTAGCTGGTCCTAACTTTCCCCAAGGTTCGAGTTGGCAATCTTTTAGAAATATTGAACCCAAGTCATCTCATCCTTGTCAACCTTCAATGGAAGAAGATCCTAATCCAGAGTCccaaaaattatatgatttgcTACAGGCAGCTGATGCAAAATTATATCCAACACCAAGTGAGTTACATTTGCACGTTCATACACATGGTCATGATGGAAAATCATTTGTTGGTGAGCGTTCTTGAATTGACCATGTAAGTCTAAAACTTTAAAGCCTATCTAAAAATGTAAATGTCAGGTCTCATAGGTTCAAAATCATATTAGTTGCTATTGTTTTTGTATAATGCAGGTGTTGTTTTGATGCTTTTTTGCTGCAATTTTAGTGTTGTTTTAGTGCGATTCTACTGCTGTTTTAGAGTGACTCCAGTGCAGTTGTTTTTTGTGCAATTCTAGTCGTGTTTTAGAGCGTATTTATTGCTACTGTTTTGGTATAATGCAGGTGTTGTTTTAATGCTTTTTCGCTGCAATTTTGGTGTTGTTTTAGTGCTATCCTACTGCTATTTTAGTGTGACTCTAGTGCAGTTCTTTTTTGTGCAATTCTAGTCGTGTTTTAGAGCGTATTTGTTGCTGCTGTTTTGATATAATGTAGGtgttgttttaatgtttttccaCAGCAATTTTAGTGTTGTTTTAGTGCGATCCTACTGCTGTTTTAGTGTGACTCTAGGCAGTTGTTTTTGGTGCAATTTCAGTCCTGTTTTAGAGTGAATCTGATGCTGCTTTAGTGTAATTTAGGTGCTGTTTGAGGCTTTTTTTTGGTGCAATTTTAGTGTAATTCAGGTGTAATTCATTATCCAAAAAGATTAAACTTACATTTGGCTACCATCTTGACCATGtaatcatttttctcaaatactACTACTGGCAGTCCCTATTTAGTGGTGTTAACAGGGCTAGTAAACTCAATAGGAATATCATTTTGGGACTGATTGTGTCTTAGACGAGCATCATATGATTGAATAATCGTATAGGGGCCTGGTTCAGGGATTGAGTTAACTTTTTGTTAAAGGAAAATGGATTCAACAAAAAGTCCTTCTTGGTATTATTTTGAGGAGGCTGTTGGTGATTTTGATTGTCCTGGGCTGTTCTTGTCCATTTGATGCTGGGTTCTAGTATTTGTCAACTGAGAATTTTATGTTATCAGATAAAATCACAATCTCCCCATGggcatgtttatgtgcattttgcAAAGGAGTAACATTCTTGCTAATTGGTTCATTTACACCATTGTGTAAATGACCTTCACTGTTAGTGTAAGCATCATCACAATTAGTGTTAGGAAAGGGCTTACCTGGTTTCTTCATATTGTCTTGAATTTGTTGTTCTTCGATCTGACCTTTTTGCAGCTCTTGATTATCATGTTGAGTAGGCTGGGTTCTTTCGACCATAGTGTGAGTGCTTGCAGGTTCCTTTCGCAGTTCAATTTGAATGAGAGCTGGAGTAGATACCATTGGGTTGTCCTGAATCCCAAATGAGAAATTTGAGAATTGTGCATCATCAGAGTAGTTCCCTGCAACTTGATTCcttgatttttttatcatatgtaAAGTGCTTTTTTATCATTTACACCATTGTGTTTTAGGGGGTATTGAGACCTCTTGCCCTGTTTTGTGTGTGTTTTGGGGGGTCTTGAGACCTCTTGTCCTGTTTTTATCATATGGTTGAAAAATGTACACTGCATTTAAGCTTATGCATCTTTCTGtattttccttcaaaatttAGTTTGTTCCCTATCTTTAATGGTTTCTCATTTCCTCTACTTattataggaaaaatatgaaaaaatattacgGGAAAAAATTGTGTCTCAAACTGATATTGATCAATGTAAAGCATATTACCAAGCTCCGGGGGAGGTGGGGGGAGggggagaaaagaaaagaagaatatacAGTCTTGGATCTGAAGCAAAAAATTACTATGGGCAGAATCGTTGTGGCTCATCATCATTACCACCTCCATTTTCTCAATCAACATTGACAACAAATATGGATGAGTTTGTAAAGCAAATGATGCCTACACTTACTAGTCATCTTATTCCTATTATTGTTGAGCAGGTGCAAGCAACGATTATTGATCCCTCTGGCAACCCATCGCTTGTGACACCCATAGTGCCTCCTACTACTAATGTGGATGAGGTTGATCCCTCAATTTCAAGTGATGATTGTATCTCTTAGTCTCCCGTAACTTTAGTTTTTGATATTGTCATGTTTTTTGGAAACTACAAATTGTGTAGTAACATTTTGATGAACGT
This region includes:
- the LOC125877319 gene encoding uncharacterized protein LOC125877319 → MYTAFKLMHLSEKYEKILREKIVSQTDIDQCKAYYQAPGEVGGGGEKKRRIYSLGSEAKNYYGQNRCGSSSLPPPFSQSTLTTNMDEFVKQMMPTLTSHLIPIIVEQVQATIIDPSGNPSLVTPIVPPTTNVDEVDPSISSDDCIS